From the Populus nigra chromosome 13, ddPopNigr1.1, whole genome shotgun sequence genome, the window aggatcgaagcaaaaaaaaaaaacaaagaggaccAACTTGCAATTTGAGGgggaggaaagagaaaaaaataaaaggttcacCAAAAATAAACTACTTAACTTCCATTGACACACCCCAtaccaagagaaaaaaatgcgGTGACGACTCCAACGACATAGCGAAATGATAATTTTGACAATTAGAAGGAGCAGCATGTGCCGTGCTTGAAGTGCGTGAACTCTTCCCACATGCTGAAACGTGCATACGTTAGtagctttttaaattttattattatttaatttttatgaaaaaaacaatattgccCTTGACAAAACAACAAAGGGCAAAAGAactgatatgaaaaaaaaaaaaagactcttgaccgaagcctttttttttatatactttataGGATATTTAAGTAAGTTTATTGTGCATTTATAATTCTAGACCATAATTGGCATCAACAAAatagtgaataataataataaaaaaaacaatataaaaagacaaaaaaaacctttacTGAAGGCTTTTTTATACTTTAaggatatttaaataattttatttgcacttgaaagcaaaagaaacaaaacatatattCTTAGATTCCaatagaattttagttttttactattcattaaaaaagtaaaagaccCTCTTACCCCCCATAAACCAAGCCAAATGTTATTTGATATCTCTTGAAAAGTTAAAGACAAACCATTTATATGCTTACCAATTTCGCCATGTCGATGAGGCAAGATCCAAAGAAGTCATTGAATATTCCAGCTCCAGTTTGAGACATAAGGATTCCGTCAGGAAGACCGAGAGTTATGATCACCATCAATCCTCCACCAATAATTTCTTGTGCTCTAGCATTCAGAAAGTTATCCATATCCGTTTTGAACTGAGCTGAATACGCTTTTGCTACTTCTTTTGCAGTTCCACTGCACTGTATGATACCCTTATTCCATGCCGGAGATTTGGTGTCCACAACTTCCTCTGGAACCTTAGAGAGCCAGTGCATGGAATAGGAAGAGTATGCAAGACGGAGCGTTGACTTCGGGAATAAACGACCATAAAAAGTACCAGGCACTCCAGCAGCGAAGTATTTTTGATACAATGGAAGGGTTTTGAAGAGAGTGTTGAAATCATTGGTTGTGACATCGTTGAAGAAAACTTGGAACTCTAAGGGCTGGGAGTTTTGGAACTGGGCATGGTATTTCTGCTCCACAGCTTCTATGATTTTCTCCATTGCCAAGAATGTATTCGGCCCAGCAGAACATCCAAAATCTGCGATTCGAAATGTGCACACatttgaagaatcaaaacaagGGCTTTTAAAGTCAAGCGTCTCTTTGATGCCTTCATTCATCAATTCATTCACGACGTCCAACACTCCCCTCTGCACTTGGCAATAAGTAAATACACTTTTGTAATTAAACATCAGGGAGTGTTAATTCAAATCAGTCTGTAGAAGATATTGAGAGAAAGAATGTATACCTGATAGGAAGAATTTTGGGCATAGCTACGAGGTCCATCTCCACCAACCATAGCCCATGATTTTGGCACTGTTTTGGTCTCTTCATTTTCCATCTCTCTATTTCCCAACTTGATGCAGGTTTGCTTCCTATATATGGTAGCTCTACTTCACATTCAAGAGAAGGGTAGATTTCTCTATATCAGTAATTTGACTCTTACATCTTCCATAGCATaactacaataaaattatacaatGAGCGGGGCATACGAAAATGCCGTcagaggtgtgtgtgtgtgtgtgtgtagtaaTTCGCCTCTTCCCTCTCCCAAACGCATaactacaataaaattatattatgtgTGGGGCATAAACAAATGCAAGTAACATTTGATTACTTagtatattctttttatatagtaTATGATTGAATTCAAGAACTTTTGAATGGACTGTCAATATTAATTGTTGATGGAAGTGCCTTTGTTTTATTGGAGTTAGGTTTCCAAAATACTAAATGAAATCTTATAATTGATGCTTGGTTTGAGAAGTTCAATGTTAGTATatgcataaatattttattattattttaactcggtcaattttttaatttaatgaactaaatatttttaaaattgagtgtgcaagaattttttttactagaagtAGGCTGACAATATGTTTTCCAAGAGGGTGTGGGAGAATTGCAACGCCATCATATTGTAAAGATATCAATTATTATAATCATGCCACATGTCAAGTGATTACAAGATGAAGTAGTTAAAATACTGTTAGACAGTTAAAGTTGTTATACTGTTAGACAGTTAGAAAAGCAGTTAAACATTGAAGAAAGAAGCTGGTTTACGTCTGCAGCTTCTGTTATAAATACATCTTCAATAATGTAAATTGGATCAATGAAAAACAGTGAATatattcatcttcttcctttAACTGTCAACTGCTCTCTCTGCCTTCTTCATTTCTCTTCTTAAATCTCTAGAATTCTTTCATTCAATTATGCTATCTTCACACATATaagattgaattcaaaatgtaaatgttttattttttaaaaaatattcaattttattttttattatcttaattgataatttatttctacatgctaggttgcatgatttttggtaCGAGGCTTTGAAAAGATCAAAGAAAAGAGGTTTTCTAGGCTAGGAAGACGTGGTCCTGTGGAGGAATTTCAGACCCCCGCACGTCTCGAATGCTATCTAGGAAGCTTATATCCAGCACGTGATGTCTGAGCATTTTTTGTGTCAGTCGCGATCCAGTgcagaaaatcaaaacaaggaGATTCATGGTTCAATTACCACTAATTGATCCATTTCGTTCATTTCATATGCGAATCAAATGATAAGATTCTGTTTtattacatgtattttttttaaaattgttgttctatataaaaatatttaactaatattagcttttttttacaGACTACAGGTTTTGAACGCGATCTAAGACCAATAAAGTTTTTAGTTGCCGAAGCTCACATGAAATAAGAAGACTAGCTCTTTAATATATCATCTCGATCCCTTCCCTTATCCTAAAGAGTGATGTATTGAATGATCCTTCCATGAAAACGAGGGGATGCTGGTGAAGCTAATTAAAAGGTGTTGCCAAATAAGAAAATCCTTacgttttaaatatttttcttggacTGCAAACGGGCTTTAAGAAATTACGGAAAAGAAAATTACTAAAACCAAATAAAGTTTTTGTTATGATGAACAAATGCAAATCTCCGATGGACGGAGTTTTGAAAATAGCTGCTGGGTCCATCTCCACCACCACTCATAGGCTAAGATTCTGGCTAACTCTCCTCACTGGCCATCTCTCTTTTCCCCCCTTCTATCTCTGATTGCACTTCAGTCCGATATAAATAGAGAAACAAGCAATCTCTAACtaattattgaaatatatttgataatcaTGGTTTggcaattaattattaaaatataattgataaatatttaaaatggaaATTAATTTTAGACATTCACATGAAAACTTCCATGACAAATTAGTCAATTaaccattaaaatatatataattgtaaacTATATATCATGCTAAACTCTGGCAATGAAAGACAACTTGAGGGACGAAAAGCTTGTAATTTCCGATCGAATCttgctgctgcaatggcagcaaggctgctgccattgcagcccttCACTTTCTCTCTACACTACATTCTCACCGCTCTCTTACATTTTGCTCTCTCACgtatgcctataaataggcaagtATTATGGCTCCTCTTCTTTAACAACAGCAGCTGCACATGGGTTGATGCATTTGTCAATGGTGGGTGCAACTACCATTGACAAATGGTAACCCTACTCTTTAGGGTAGGCTGCCTAATAATAGCAAAtcccaacaataaaaaatataattttatagagaagaaaaatgaaacatcTTTATTGATGACTTTTCATATGAATGATAAAAATCACTAAAATTTATAGTATTTAGACATTGAGTGTAGCAATCATATGAGTCGAGATAAATCAATCTTCTTCAATTTAGATGAATTGTATCCAGATTTTATGAAGTTTGGAGATAAGTTTAAAGTTTATATTACTGGAAAAATAATAGTAGCAATGCAAACAAAGAAGAACATTGTCCATATcatctctgatttttttttgttccagaattaaaatcaaatttacttaGCATTagtcaacttaaaaaaaaaacgttatgGAGTTTCTATAAAAAACATAGCATGTAGAATTGAAGATGAAAAATTAAGCTTAATTGCTAAAATTAACATGACGGTATATAACTTCAAAATATTACtcattcaaggttttttttgaTGTGATTAAAGGAGAAAACATGATTATGGCATTTTCTCCATGTACATCTTAATTTTGACAGATTAgtaattttacataaaataaaaaaatatggtggTAGGTCTTCCTCGAGAAAAATGAGTTGTtggcaaacaaaat encodes:
- the LOC133670464 gene encoding loganic acid O-methyltransferase-like codes for the protein MENEETKTVPKSWAMVGGDGPRSYAQNSSYQRGVLDVVNELMNEGIKETLDFKSPCFDSSNVCTFRIADFGCSAGPNTFLAMEKIIEAVEQKYHAQFQNSQPLEFQVFFNDVTTNDFNTLFKTLPLYQKYFAAGVPGTFYGRLFPKSTLRLAYSSYSMHWLSKVPEEVVDTKSPAWNKGIIQCSGTAKEVAKAYSAQFKTDMDNFLNARAQEIIGGGLMVIITLGLPDGILMSQTGAGIFNDFFGSCLIDMAKLGVISEEKVDTFNLPLYYSSAKELEEIIKNHGHFCIERLNMLNHPMMKRKIDVQSHISQFRAIFQGLLEAHFGRDDVDKIFEYLAKKLAENYDSVFNVAKHQHVEHFILLKRNIN